In Penaeus chinensis breed Huanghai No. 1 chromosome 19, ASM1920278v2, whole genome shotgun sequence, a single genomic region encodes these proteins:
- the LOC125034930 gene encoding cadherin-4-like — MEASVHAESNFGPRRLVSSAGGRRWRRRKALAAIHIYVTDASETPHFDSSHYYYSIPEFATPGTFVGKVVAYDDDDDLEHYALDGVEPPNMFIVDRVRGFIAVGRSPLDKQWVYHFRAVAIDYHGHVASVPVTVYIIASRPWYAQHMGKNKPENRHKPVFPECGSYDGVHVKENMTAGTPVVLVLATDEDTGQNGHVMYTLINSFDSFTVQASNQHGQITTTRVSVYIVH; from the exons atggaAGCCAGTGTACACGCTGAGAGCAACTTCGGTCCCAG GCGCCTCGTGTCTTCTGCAGGAGGAAGGcgctggcggaggaggaaggccCTGGCAGCTATTCATATCTACGTGACGGACGCCTCTGAGACGCCGCACTTCGACTCTTCGCATTACTATTACTCCATTCCCGAGTTCGCCACGCCGG GGACCTTTGTGGGGAAAGTAGTCGCctatgatgacgacgacgacctCGAACACTACGCCTTGGATGGTGTGGAGCCTCCTAATATG TTCATCGTGGACCGAGTGCGTGGCTTCATCGCCGTGGGTCGCTCGCCCCTGGACAAACAGTGGGTCTATCACTTCCGGGCTGTTGCTATCGACTACCATGGCCACGTAGCCTCGGTTCCTGTCACTGTGTATATTATAG CCAGCAGGCCTTGGTACG CACAACACATGGGGAAGAATAAAC cCGAGAACCGCCACAAGCCGGTGTTTCCCGAGTGCGGCTCCTACGACGGCGTCCACGTGAAGGAGAACATGACAGCGGGGACGCCAGTGGTGttg GTGCTGGCCACTGACGAAGACACGGGGCAGAATGGCCATGTAATGTATACCCTGATTAACAGTTTCGACAGCTTTACAGTGCAGGCGTCGAATCAGCATGGCCAGATCACTACAACGAGGGTAAGCGTGTATATTGTGCATTAG